The Montipora capricornis isolate CH-2021 chromosome 3, ASM3666992v2, whole genome shotgun sequence genome window below encodes:
- the LOC138042273 gene encoding adenosine receptor A2a-like: MLPADFRITLGCMCVPVVVTNGCVCLLVYMYRSLRSYTNGIVVSLAVSDILTGAVLLPLQITVPEFEEVSGYIVCIIMLTGVANVVAVTLDRYLAIKRPFDYLAVMQRHFIKLIVSSWAIPIAIAIIPLSFNPPQNKLAYTIYLSLLQLLCVIVPYVFVFVAYCQIFHRARTIVNRLRRESSISWHKDEKRTGRKNDTASEAKVAKMFSVIAVSFILSWMPVIYLTSVLAAVGKLDTVLLDQLSPSWLRELSLVTIALGSMVNPIIYCFFKPDFRRILKRVLRRCAPKRKKSGSEKLNTTLIVEKLESGDGGPETDI; this comes from the coding sequence ATGCTACCGGCAGATTTTAGAATTACGTTAGGATGCATGTGTGTCCCTGTAGTTGTAACAAATGGTTGCGTATGCCTGCTAGTCTACATGTACAGAAGCCTCCGATCATACACAAACGGGATCGTTGTTTCACTTGCTGTGTCCGATATCCTTACAGGTGCGGTTCTGTTACCATTGCAAATAACCGTTCCAGAATTCGAGGAAGTTAGTGGATACATTGTGTGTATAATAATGCTCACGGGAGTTGCAAATGTGGTTGCTGTTACTCTAGACAGGTATCTGGCGATTAAAagaccatttgattaccttgcTGTTATGCAGAGGCACTTTATTAAACTTATAGTGTCGTCTTGGGCTATACCGATTGCAATAGCCATCATACCGTTGAGTTTCAACCCACCGCAGAATAAACTGGCATACACTATATACCTTTCTTTGCTTCAATTATTATGCGTAATTGTGCCTTACGTCTTTGTGTTCGTCGCCTACTGCCAGATTTTTCACCGAGCCAGGACCATCGTCAACCGGTTGAGAAGAGAAAGCAGTATAAGCTGGCATAAAGATGAGAAGAGAACAGGGAGAAAAAATGATACTGCTTCCGAAGCAAAAGTCGCTAAGATGTTTTCTGTCATCGCTGTTTCCTTTATCTTAAGTTGGATGCCAGTCATTTATCTGACCAGCGTTTTAGCTGCGGTTGGCAAGTTGGATACAGTCCTACTGGACCAGCTGTCACCCTCTTGGCTGAGGGAACTTTCTCTAGTAACTATTGCACTGGGCTCTATGGTCAACCCTATCATTTACTGCTTTTTCAAGCCAGATTTCAGACGGATCTTGAAAAGGGTACTGAGAAGATGTGCCCCAAAGAGAAAAAAGAGTGGTTCTGAGAAGTTGAACACGACGCTAATTGTAGAGAAGTTAGAAAGCGGAGACGGAGGCCCAGAGACCGACATCTGA